Proteins encoded by one window of Apus apus isolate bApuApu2 chromosome 17, bApuApu2.pri.cur, whole genome shotgun sequence:
- the CACNG5 gene encoding voltage-dependent calcium channel gamma-5 subunit isoform X1, with translation MSPLPQPPRSPGMSACSRKALTLLSSVFAVCGLGLLGISVSTDYWLYLEEGIVQPQNQTAEIKLSLHSGLWRVCFLAGEERGRCFTIEYVMPMNIQLTSESTVNVLKMIRSATPFPLVSLFFMFIGFILSNIGHIRPHRTILAFVSGIFFILSGLSLVVGLVLYISSINDEMLNRTKDSETFFNYKYGWSFAFSAISFLLTESAGVMSVYLFMKRYTAEDLYRPHPGFYRPRLSNCSDYSGQFLQPDAWARGRSPSEISSEASLQMNSNYPALLKCPDYDQMSSSPC, from the exons ATGTCCCCTCTCCCACAGCCGCCCCGTTCCCCGGGGATGAGCGCCTGCAGCAGGAAGGCGCTGACCCTGCTCAGCAGCGTGTTCGCCGTCTGCGGCCTCGGCCTCCTCGGCATCTCCGTCAGCACCGACTACTGGCTCTACCTGGAGGAGGGCATCGTGCAGCCCCAGAACCAGACAGCAGAAATCAAGCTGTCCCTGCACTCGGGGCTCTGGAGGGTCTGCTTTCTGGCAG GGGAAGAGCGTGGCCGGTGCTTCACTATCGAGTACGTCATGCCCATGAACATCCAGCTGACATCTGAATCCACAGTCAATGTCCTGA AGATGATCCGCTCTGCCACTCCCTTCCCTCTggtcagccttttcttcatgttcATCGGCTTCATCCTGAGCAACATTGGCCACATTCGGCCTCACAGGACTATCCTTGCCTTTGTCTCAGGGATATTCTTCATCCTGTCAG GTCTGTCTctggtggtggggctggttCTCTACATATCCAGCATTAATGACGAGATGCTGAACAGGACCAAGGACTCAGAAACATTCTTCAATTACAAATATGGATGGTCGTTTGCCTTCTCTGccatctccttccttctcacagAG AGCGCCGGGGTGATGTCTGTCTACCTGTTCATGAAGCGCTACACGGCCGAGGATCTTTACCGGCCCCACCCCGGCTTCTACCGGCCCCGCCTCAGCAACTGCTCCGACTACTCGGGGCAGTTCCTGCAGCCGGACGCCTGGGCCCGGGGCCGCAGCCCCTCCGAGATCTCCAGCGAGGCCTCCCTGCAGATGAACAGCAACTACCCTGCTCTGCTCAAGTGCCCCGACTACGACCAGATGTCCTCGTCCCCGTGCTGa
- the CACNG5 gene encoding voltage-dependent calcium channel gamma-5 subunit isoform X2: MSACSRKALTLLSSVFAVCGLGLLGISVSTDYWLYLEEGIVQPQNQTAEIKLSLHSGLWRVCFLAGEERGRCFTIEYVMPMNIQLTSESTVNVLKMIRSATPFPLVSLFFMFIGFILSNIGHIRPHRTILAFVSGIFFILSGLSLVVGLVLYISSINDEMLNRTKDSETFFNYKYGWSFAFSAISFLLTESAGVMSVYLFMKRYTAEDLYRPHPGFYRPRLSNCSDYSGQFLQPDAWARGRSPSEISSEASLQMNSNYPALLKCPDYDQMSSSPC, from the exons ATGAGCGCCTGCAGCAGGAAGGCGCTGACCCTGCTCAGCAGCGTGTTCGCCGTCTGCGGCCTCGGCCTCCTCGGCATCTCCGTCAGCACCGACTACTGGCTCTACCTGGAGGAGGGCATCGTGCAGCCCCAGAACCAGACAGCAGAAATCAAGCTGTCCCTGCACTCGGGGCTCTGGAGGGTCTGCTTTCTGGCAG GGGAAGAGCGTGGCCGGTGCTTCACTATCGAGTACGTCATGCCCATGAACATCCAGCTGACATCTGAATCCACAGTCAATGTCCTGA AGATGATCCGCTCTGCCACTCCCTTCCCTCTggtcagccttttcttcatgttcATCGGCTTCATCCTGAGCAACATTGGCCACATTCGGCCTCACAGGACTATCCTTGCCTTTGTCTCAGGGATATTCTTCATCCTGTCAG GTCTGTCTctggtggtggggctggttCTCTACATATCCAGCATTAATGACGAGATGCTGAACAGGACCAAGGACTCAGAAACATTCTTCAATTACAAATATGGATGGTCGTTTGCCTTCTCTGccatctccttccttctcacagAG AGCGCCGGGGTGATGTCTGTCTACCTGTTCATGAAGCGCTACACGGCCGAGGATCTTTACCGGCCCCACCCCGGCTTCTACCGGCCCCGCCTCAGCAACTGCTCCGACTACTCGGGGCAGTTCCTGCAGCCGGACGCCTGGGCCCGGGGCCGCAGCCCCTCCGAGATCTCCAGCGAGGCCTCCCTGCAGATGAACAGCAACTACCCTGCTCTGCTCAAGTGCCCCGACTACGACCAGATGTCCTCGTCCCCGTGCTGa